In Ochrobactrum sp. Marseille-Q0166, a single genomic region encodes these proteins:
- a CDS encoding cyclic nucleotide-binding domain-containing protein: MAVCSALDDRDLGALEAIMTSKKLDANEMLVEEGDQKRRVFSLTSGMLRIYTSLPDGRRQIAGFLVPGDYLGLADDDVYSQSAEAVTPSVLCAFSTREMDDLMEKFPKLKERLYQMTREALRTARDNQLVLGRLAPVEKLASFLLVLAARTEKRGGKANLVHLLMNRTDIADYLGLTIETVSRSFTKLKTQGLIQLLDANTVEILSRRSLASVAGMDPENI; encoded by the coding sequence ATGGCCGTTTGCTCAGCGTTGGATGACCGCGATCTGGGTGCGCTTGAAGCCATCATGACATCCAAAAAACTGGATGCCAACGAGATGCTGGTTGAAGAAGGCGATCAGAAACGTCGTGTCTTTAGCTTAACGTCGGGTATGCTCCGTATTTACACGTCTTTGCCGGACGGTCGTCGCCAGATTGCCGGATTTCTAGTACCCGGAGATTATCTTGGCCTGGCGGATGACGATGTTTATTCGCAATCTGCTGAAGCTGTTACTCCATCCGTTCTTTGTGCATTTTCCACCCGGGAAATGGACGACCTGATGGAAAAATTCCCAAAATTGAAAGAGCGTCTCTATCAGATGACACGGGAAGCATTGCGTACGGCCCGTGACAATCAGCTTGTTTTGGGCCGCCTCGCGCCGGTAGAGAAGCTTGCAAGCTTCCTGCTTGTTTTGGCAGCGAGAACAGAGAAACGTGGCGGTAAGGCCAATCTGGTGCATTTGCTGATGAACCGTACCGATATTGCGGATTATCTCGGCCTCACGATTGAAACTGTAAGCCGCAGCTTTACCAAGCTTAAAACGCAGGGCCTCATTCAGTTGCTCGATGCAAATACGGTAGAAATACTTTCGCGCCGTTCATTGGCGTCTGTTGCAGGTATGGATCCGGAAAATATTTGA
- the pyrE gene encoding orotate phosphoribosyltransferase, with protein sequence MKTEDVLTVFREAGAILEGHFILTSGLRSPIFLQKARVFMHADKTEKLCKALAEKIEAADLGKIDYVVGPAIGGLIPSYETSRHLGVPSVWVERENGVFRLRRFDVPKGSRVVIVEDIVTTGLSIRETIDCMKDIGIEVVAAACIVDRSAGKADVGTKLIALAEYEVPAYSPDNLPEELAAIPAVKPGSRNN encoded by the coding sequence ATGAAAACCGAAGACGTCCTTACGGTCTTCCGCGAAGCGGGAGCGATCCTTGAAGGCCATTTTATTCTGACTTCTGGCCTGCGCAGCCCGATCTTCTTGCAGAAGGCGCGTGTTTTCATGCACGCTGATAAAACTGAAAAACTCTGCAAGGCACTGGCAGAGAAGATCGAAGCCGCTGATCTGGGCAAAATCGACTATGTCGTCGGTCCGGCGATTGGCGGCCTCATTCCATCATACGAGACTTCAAGACATCTCGGCGTGCCTTCTGTGTGGGTCGAGCGTGAGAATGGTGTGTTTCGTCTTCGCCGCTTTGATGTGCCAAAAGGTTCACGCGTCGTAATTGTTGAGGACATTGTCACAACTGGCTTGTCGATTCGCGAAACTATCGACTGCATGAAAGATATCGGCATCGAAGTGGTCGCTGCTGCCTGTATCGTTGATCGTTCAGCAGGTAAGGCTGATGTCGGCACGAAACTTATTGCACTCGCGGAATATGAAGTTCCAGCATATTCGCCTGACAATCTACCAGAGGAATTGGCCGCAATCCCCGCAGTTAAGCCCGGCAGCCGGAATAATTAA
- a CDS encoding bifunctional (p)ppGpp synthetase/guanosine-3',5'-bis(diphosphate) 3'-pyrophosphohydrolase, whose product MMRQYELVERVQRYKPDVNEALLNKAYVYAMQKHGSQKRASGDPYFSHPLEVAAILTDMHLDEATIAIALLHDTIEDTTATRQEIDQLFGPEIGKLVDGLTKLKKLDLVSKKAVQAENLRKLLLAISEDVRVLLVKLADRLHNMRTLGVMREDKRLRIAEETMDIYAPLAGRMGMQDTREELEELAFRYINPDAWRAVTDRLAELLEKNRGLLQKIEEDLSEIFQKNGIKATVKSRQKKPWSVFRKMETKGLSFEQLSDIFGFRVMVESTQDCYRALGLIHTTWSMVPGRFKDYISTPKQNDYRSLHTTIIGPSRQRIELQIRTRVMDEIAEFGVAAHSIYKDRGSASNPHQISTETNAYAWLRQTIEQLSEGDNPEEFLEHTKLELFQDQVFCFTPKGRLIALPRGATPIDFAYAVHTDIGDSCVGAKVNGRIMPLMTELKNGDEVDIIRSKAQVPPAAWESLVATGKARAAIRRATRSAVRKQYSGLGMRILERAFERAGKQFSKDILKPSLPRLARKEVEDVLAAVGRGELPSTDVVKAVYPDYQDTRVTSQNSPAKTGEKGWFNIQNATGMIFKVPEGSEAAEEESVADDKPKRKAVPIRGTNSDLPVRFAPEGAVPGDRIVGIMQPGAGITIYPIQSPALTAYDDQPERWIDVRWDIDEGMHERFPARVSVSAINSPGSLAEIAQIVAANDANIHNLSMVRTAPDFTEMIIDVEVWDLKHLNRIISQLKESASVSGATRVNG is encoded by the coding sequence ATGATGCGCCAATATGAGCTTGTAGAGCGTGTGCAGCGTTACAAGCCTGACGTGAATGAGGCGCTTCTTAACAAGGCGTATGTCTATGCTATGCAGAAGCATGGCAGTCAGAAACGTGCATCTGGTGATCCATATTTTTCTCATCCGCTTGAAGTTGCCGCAATTCTCACGGACATGCATTTGGATGAAGCAACCATTGCGATTGCTCTTCTGCATGACACTATTGAAGATACGACCGCAACTCGTCAGGAAATAGACCAGCTTTTCGGGCCTGAAATTGGTAAGCTTGTTGACGGACTGACCAAGCTCAAAAAGCTTGATCTTGTTTCAAAGAAGGCTGTTCAGGCCGAGAACTTGCGTAAGTTGCTGCTCGCGATCTCAGAAGACGTACGTGTCCTTCTCGTGAAACTCGCGGATCGTTTGCATAACATGCGCACACTTGGCGTGATGCGTGAAGACAAGCGGCTGCGTATCGCCGAAGAAACGATGGATATTTATGCGCCGCTCGCTGGCCGCATGGGTATGCAGGACACCCGCGAAGAACTCGAAGAACTTGCATTCCGTTACATCAACCCGGATGCATGGCGTGCTGTAACTGACAGGCTTGCTGAACTTCTGGAAAAGAACCGTGGGCTTCTGCAGAAAATTGAAGAAGATCTGTCTGAAATCTTTCAGAAGAACGGTATTAAGGCGACAGTGAAAAGCCGTCAGAAGAAACCATGGTCGGTTTTTCGTAAGATGGAAACCAAGGGACTGTCTTTTGAGCAGCTTTCCGATATTTTTGGCTTCCGTGTTATGGTTGAGTCCACACAGGATTGTTATCGTGCCTTGGGTCTGATTCATACCACTTGGTCTATGGTTCCAGGACGATTCAAGGACTATATATCGACGCCAAAGCAGAACGATTATCGTTCGCTGCATACGACAATCATTGGCCCGTCGCGTCAGCGTATTGAGCTGCAAATCCGCACGCGCGTGATGGACGAGATCGCTGAATTCGGCGTCGCGGCCCATTCGATTTATAAAGATCGCGGAAGTGCGAGCAATCCACATCAGATATCCACTGAAACGAATGCTTATGCTTGGTTGCGCCAGACAATCGAGCAACTTTCCGAGGGCGATAATCCAGAAGAGTTTCTCGAGCATACCAAGCTTGAACTGTTTCAGGATCAGGTGTTTTGTTTCACACCCAAGGGCAGGCTTATCGCTTTACCACGTGGTGCGACACCCATTGATTTCGCCTATGCAGTGCATACCGACATCGGTGACAGCTGTGTTGGTGCGAAGGTCAATGGCCGCATCATGCCATTGATGACAGAACTTAAAAACGGTGATGAGGTCGATATTATCCGTTCCAAGGCACAGGTACCGCCTGCGGCTTGGGAATCACTCGTTGCGACCGGTAAGGCACGTGCCGCGATCCGTCGTGCGACACGCTCAGCAGTGCGCAAACAATATTCCGGGCTCGGAATGCGCATTCTGGAGCGTGCTTTCGAGCGTGCCGGCAAACAGTTTAGTAAGGACATTCTAAAGCCGAGCTTGCCACGTCTGGCGCGCAAGGAGGTGGAAGATGTTCTCGCAGCGGTGGGACGGGGAGAACTGCCATCTACGGACGTTGTTAAGGCGGTTTATCCTGATTATCAGGATACACGTGTCACCTCGCAGAACAGCCCGGCTAAGACTGGTGAGAAGGGCTGGTTCAACATTCAGAACGCCACCGGGATGATCTTCAAGGTGCCTGAAGGTTCTGAAGCTGCGGAAGAGGAGTCAGTGGCGGACGACAAGCCTAAGCGCAAGGCTGTCCCGATCCGCGGTACGAATTCTGATCTTCCGGTTCGTTTTGCACCGGAAGGTGCGGTGCCGGGTGATCGTATCGTCGGTATCATGCAGCCAGGTGCCGGAATCACGATCTATCCGATTCAGTCGCCAGCGCTCACTGCTTATGATGATCAGCCTGAGCGCTGGATCGACGTACGCTGGGATATTGACGAGGGTATGCATGAGCGTTTCCCTGCGCGCGTCAGTGTCTCCGCGATTAATTCACCGGGTTCGCTGGCTGAAATCGCGCAGATCGTCGCTGCCAATGATGCCAATATTCATAATCTCTCAATGGTGCGTACCGCACCAGATTTTACCGAGATGATTATTGACGTTGAAGTGTGGGACCTTAAACACCTCAATCGTATTATTTCTCAGTTGAAGGAAAGCGCAAGCGTCAGTGGCGCAACGCGCGTGAACGGATAA